Proteins found in one Dermacentor silvarum isolate Dsil-2018 chromosome 8, BIME_Dsil_1.4, whole genome shotgun sequence genomic segment:
- the LOC125947414 gene encoding uncharacterized protein LOC125947414, giving the protein MEPELRAHVNLPVVLVNREGLYVIIAVLVVSNLGRACVLTYSFTNYSRLKRYAEEVRNYIAASSGGAKVAPDQKSGAFIRQPSEAGRSRISDTLSSTVLLDAGNEISIDLERLRAAGGNKRAVSYLGRSDNDLEFTVHEASGTAMGPLQIRGRNGDAPAEVATARTVGVAVVYSIMAGNVRKRAKPSNFAEAK; this is encoded by the coding sequence ATGGAACCCGAACTTCGGGCGCATGTGAACCTGCCGGTGGTGCTGGTCAACCGCGAGGGCCTGTACGTGATCATCGCCGTGCTGGTCGTCTCCAACCTGGGACGCGCCTGCGTCCTCACGTACTCGTTCACCAACTACAGCAGGCTGAAGCGGTACGCCGAGGAGGTACGAAACTACATCGCGGCGTCCTCCGGCGGCGCCAAGGTGGCCCCTGACCAGAAGAGCGGCGCTTTCATTCGGCAGCCTTCTGAAGCTGGTCGTTCTAGAATAAGCGACACACTCTCGTCGACTGTTCTGCTTGATGCGGGGAACGAGATCAGCATAGACCTGGAAAGGCTGCGCGCAGCAGGCGGGAACAAACGCGCCGTTTCCTATCTGGGCAGAAGCGACAACGACCTGGAGTTCACCGTACACGAGGCGTCTGGCACAGCGATGGGACCGCTTCAGATCCGCGGCAGAAACGGCGACGCACCAGCTGAAGTGGCCACGGCAAGGACGGTGGGCGTCGCGGTGGTCTACTCCATCATGGCAGGCAACGTCAGGAAGCGCGCAAAGCCGAGCAATTTCGCCGAAGCTAAGTGA